A stretch of the Lolium perenne isolate Kyuss_39 chromosome 3, Kyuss_2.0, whole genome shotgun sequence genome encodes the following:
- the LOC127339638 gene encoding uncharacterized protein, which yields MEHLARDPAPRSRIYHLMAERMSFKITAALRARRVEKWIRAVRRDYLDNAPIKCVGLDCEFTNPCEADQRAAVLQLSVASENLLFQICWADEVPQVLKEFLLDESIRFCGTTIDKDVEMLSPYCIHITSAFDLLKILPNPTKNLILSLYDLANSIIVTNLVKKKRNK from the coding sequence ATGGAACACCTCGCGCGCGACCCGGCTCCTAGATCTCGGATATACCACCTCATGGCCGAAAGGATGTCCTTCAAGATCACGGCTGCTCTCCGTGCAAGAAGGGTGGAGAAGTGGATCCGCGCCGTTAGGAGGGACTATCTCGACAACGCACCAATCAAGTGCGTCGGCTTGGACTGCGAGTTCACCAACCCTTGCGAGGCTGATCAGCGCGCCGCCGTCCTTCAACTCTCTGTGGCGTCCGAGAATTTGTTATTCCAGATTTGTTGGGCTGATGAAGTGCCACAAGTTCTCAAGGAGTTCTTGCTGGACGAGAGCATCAGATTCTGCGGCACGACTATCGACAAGGATGTGGAAATGTTGAGTCCCTACTGTATTCATATTACTTCTGCGTTCGACCTCTTGAAGATACTCCCGAATCCCACCAAAAATCTCATTCTGAGTCTATATGATCTGGCAAATTCTATCATTGTGACAAATCttgtgaagaagaagaggaataagtag